One window of the Deltaproteobacteria bacterium genome contains the following:
- a CDS encoding Rieske 2Fe-2S domain-containing protein yields the protein MAALTARDLARVSRGTPAGEWFRRYWMAVGRGDDLRDIPMRVRVLGEDLVLFRDGEGRLGLLGLHCPHRGTSLEYGDVEPSGLRCPYHGWLFDVAGACLEQPAEPPGSVFHEKVRHLAYPVREQGGLIFAYLGPPDLEPPLPRYAPLAEPGGQRRIEAARHYDYNWYNFIENGADPAHFSTLHLSDPDDGTWRSWFFNAKDVPPFDAVETDYGMKVVSNKPAPEPGMSYVDEKSYALPSVMQIGDTEFTHFKEPREALARGSRNAHWMFITPDDDDHFTLYTVDHYTGPDPDFMAKLAPSRRPVATAEKPEHDRRPLSPFRGSVRLEDIMTQSTQGNVAGREERLAASDKGIILQRRIILNAVARAQQGLRPQGVLSPEESDRLIRMDSFTGIRTYPPKPDAENGAPSE from the coding sequence ATGGCAGCGCTGACCGCGCGTGATCTCGCCCGGGTGAGCCGGGGGACGCCCGCCGGCGAGTGGTTCCGGCGCTACTGGATGGCGGTGGGCCGCGGCGACGACCTGCGGGACATTCCCATGCGGGTGCGGGTTCTCGGAGAGGACCTGGTGCTGTTCCGCGACGGCGAGGGACGGCTCGGCCTGCTGGGGCTCCACTGTCCGCACCGGGGCACCTCGTTGGAGTACGGCGATGTCGAGCCCTCGGGGCTGCGCTGCCCGTACCACGGCTGGCTTTTCGACGTGGCGGGCGCGTGCCTGGAGCAGCCCGCGGAGCCGCCGGGGAGCGTGTTCCACGAGAAGGTGCGCCACCTCGCCTACCCGGTGCGGGAGCAGGGCGGGCTGATCTTCGCCTACCTCGGGCCGCCGGACCTGGAGCCGCCGTTGCCGCGGTATGCGCCCCTGGCGGAGCCCGGCGGTCAACGGCGCATCGAGGCGGCGCGCCACTACGACTACAACTGGTACAACTTCATCGAGAACGGCGCCGACCCTGCCCACTTCTCCACCCTGCACCTCTCCGATCCGGACGACGGCACCTGGCGGAGCTGGTTCTTCAACGCCAAGGACGTGCCGCCGTTCGATGCCGTGGAGACGGACTACGGCATGAAGGTGGTATCGAACAAGCCCGCCCCCGAGCCGGGCATGAGCTACGTGGACGAGAAAAGCTACGCGCTGCCCAGCGTGATGCAGATCGGCGACACCGAGTTCACCCACTTCAAGGAGCCCAGGGAAGCCCTGGCCCGTGGCTCCAGGAACGCGCACTGGATGTTCATCACGCCGGACGACGATGACCACTTTACGCTGTACACGGTGGACCACTACACCGGGCCGGATCCCGACTTCATGGCCAAGCTGGCGCCGTCCCGACGGCCGGTGGCCACCGCGGAAAAGCCCGAGCACGACCGCCGGCCGCTGTCGCCGTTTCGGGGCAGCGTGCGCCTCGAGGACATCATGACCCAGTCCACCCAAGGCAATGTCGCCGGCCGCGAGGAACGGTTGGCGGCGTCCGACAAGGGCATCATCCTCCAGCGCCGCATCATCCTGAACGCCGTCGCGCGGGCGCAGCAGGGGTTGCGGCCGCAAGGGGTACTTTCGCCGGAGGAGAGCGACCGGCTGATACGCATGGACTCGTTCACGGGAATCCGGACCTACCCGCCGAAGCCGGACGCGGAGAACGGCGCCCCGTCCGAATGA